A DNA window from Camelina sativa cultivar DH55 chromosome 17, Cs, whole genome shotgun sequence contains the following coding sequences:
- the LOC104757739 gene encoding immune-associated nucleotide-binding protein 8-like, which translates to MANDQKNGEFFPAKDNAPAPATKADKKEYVVSQPHPIENIVLVGRTGNGKSATGNTIVGSNVFKSKSKASGVTTECHAVRTVTPEGPILNVIDTPGLFDLSLSADFIGKEIVRCLTLADGGLHAVLLVLSARTRMSQEEEMVLSTLQVLFGSKIVDYLIIVFTGGDVLEEDGMTLQEYLGGNLPDFLKRVLILCGQRMILFDNKTKEEEKKRKQVHELLKLIDQVREQNRNIPYTDEMYYKIKEENDRHEREQEALKSKSYSEEKLEALRKELQLTNERNLKAMADMLEKNMRIANEAQQKLFEKREKEQELSLREKNELMEKLKHMEGRMRDQMEAQMRTIQGCNIL; encoded by the exons ATGGCCAATGATCAGAAGAATGGTGAGTTTTTTCCAGCGAAGGATAATGCGCCAGCTCCAGCGACAAAAGCTGATAAGAAAGAATATGTGGTATCACAGCCACATCCGATCGAAAACATTGTTTTAGTTGGGCGTACGGGGAACGGAAAAAGCGCCACCGGGAACACTATCGTCGGATCAAATGTGTTcaaatcgaaatcaaaagcATCAGGTGTTACAACGGAATGCCACGCAGTTAGAACCGTGACACCAGAAGGTCCTATACTCAATGTGATTGACACTCCTG GTCTGTTTGATTTGTCGCTGTCCGCTGATTTTATCGGTAAAGAAATCGTTAGATGCCTAACTCTAGCGGATGGAGGGCTACATGCTGTGCTATTGGTTTTATCTGCAAGGACTCGAATGAGTCAAGAGGAAGAGATGGTACTTAGTACCTTGCAGGTCCTTTTCGGCAGTAAGATTGTTGATTACCTCATCATTGTTTTCACGGGGGGAGATGTATTAGAAGAGGATGGTATGACACTGCAGGAATATTTGGGTGGTAACTTGCCTGACTTCTTAAAG AGAGTGCTCATATTGTGTGGCCAACGAATGATCCTGTTCGATAACAAaaccaaggaggaggagaaaaagagaaagcaagTACATGAACTTCTCAAACTTATCGACCAGGTCAGAGAGCAGAACCGCAATATTCCGTATACCGATGAGATGTACTATAAGATAAAG GAAGAAAATGATAGGCATGAGAGAGAACAAGAGGCGCTTAAATCAAAATCGTATTCAGAAGAAAAACTCGAAGCACTGAGGAAGGAGCTACAGCTAACGAATGAACGAAACCTCAAGGCAATGGCAGATATG CTGGAGAAAAATATGAGAATAGCTAATGAAGCACAACAGAAGCtctttgagaaaagagaaaaagaacagGAGCTGAGCCTCCGTGAAAAAAATGAACTGATGGAAAAGTTAAAACACATGGAAGGACGTATGCGTGACCAGATGGAAGCGCAAATGCGTACCATTCAGGGGTGCAACATTCTCTGA